The proteins below are encoded in one region of Sphingobacterium sp. R2:
- a CDS encoding carboxypeptidase regulatory-like domain-containing protein — translation MKHIKLLTLSIGLLRIGTTYAQTAPTLPINTIVERVQKYFQVYPVEKVHLHFDKPYYAVGDTLWFSTYLSRNLPEYEPSKIAYVEVLNSRDSLIQTLRIPLDKGVGNGQIVLDPQFMVQDNYRFRGYTKWMANFDNAYFFNKVIPIGDVINKKLITNIEFQNNIGGNKTQAVIQFRDRTGKPMINSKINWEFVSGWETYDKGKGETDGLGKVTINLSAKEKSNLEKGQLKISIQENKNEKPLSSSFLLKNALWDAEVQFFPEGGDLIAGLAKKVAFKAVGSDGKGLKVKGNILDSKGKSVAEIEDFGTGMGYFSLLPLAGEKYQAVIKFDNGQERTYKLPAVATDKANVVFVKQDATNAEFAVVTSEENFSKNQSQSYYVLVQSNGHLCFGAQVNLKSSSALVNIPKERLPNGIVQVTLLSPEGKPISERLAFVQSEKLLNIQVTSDKQSYKAKELVNLKLAVDNNGQKFPGSYSVSVIDESKVPYNDQADLSIVSNFLLTSDLKGNVENPNAYFDEKNANRDKALDALLMTQGYRRFDYPTLISEKLPQISFLPEQGIELSGTLRMNTGRPFPNGGLLLSVPSRNIKKDVYTDQNGRFTFKDLVFPDSSKVTVNARSNDNYRSLVINMDQSFYPEIDKNNGYKSYFIPNIDQAFAPYLANSRKEYRKSILLDEVEVTAVVKKVITNKDFPSISGLSMPEHRIEPDRLTGCNVLTMCLQTVLTGITYDPQTLKYYVSRDYNAGGRTPVQFFLNGMAIDEPGLNSINVADIEGIEIFLRDELGTVSRMYQNNGVVSIYTKKVEAKKPRMSLSEIESMLPKSNVIDMYPLGYIKERKFYVPKYDTPERKAVNDLRTTIYWNPKVSISETGEAAIQFYNADGNGNYKVIVEGMDQTGNIGRKVINYSVQP, via the coding sequence ATGAAGCACATAAAACTATTGACTTTATCGATAGGACTATTAAGAATAGGGACAACGTATGCGCAAACCGCACCTACACTGCCTATTAATACGATCGTAGAACGAGTTCAGAAATATTTTCAAGTGTACCCGGTTGAAAAGGTACATTTACATTTCGATAAGCCATATTATGCTGTAGGGGACACCCTTTGGTTTTCCACCTATTTATCCCGCAATTTGCCCGAATATGAGCCAAGTAAAATAGCATACGTTGAGGTGCTGAATAGCCGGGATTCCCTTATCCAGACTCTTCGGATTCCATTGGATAAAGGGGTAGGAAATGGGCAGATTGTGCTTGATCCTCAATTTATGGTTCAGGACAATTATCGGTTTAGAGGGTATACGAAATGGATGGCTAATTTCGATAATGCTTACTTCTTTAATAAAGTAATTCCCATTGGCGACGTAATTAATAAGAAATTGATTACGAATATTGAATTTCAAAATAATATTGGTGGCAATAAGACGCAGGCTGTTATACAGTTTCGCGATCGAACGGGAAAACCGATGATCAATTCAAAAATTAATTGGGAGTTTGTATCCGGGTGGGAAACGTATGATAAGGGTAAAGGTGAGACTGACGGATTGGGGAAAGTAACTATAAATCTGTCGGCGAAGGAAAAGTCGAATTTAGAAAAGGGACAACTGAAAATTAGTATTCAGGAAAACAAAAATGAAAAGCCGCTGTCTAGTTCTTTCTTACTCAAAAATGCCTTATGGGATGCCGAAGTGCAGTTCTTTCCTGAAGGAGGTGATCTGATCGCAGGCCTAGCTAAAAAGGTCGCATTTAAAGCCGTTGGATCTGATGGAAAAGGGCTAAAGGTTAAAGGCAATATTTTGGATTCAAAGGGCAAGTCCGTTGCAGAGATTGAGGACTTTGGAACTGGAATGGGTTATTTTTCGCTGTTACCCCTTGCTGGAGAAAAGTATCAAGCTGTGATAAAGTTTGACAACGGGCAAGAACGCACATATAAATTGCCGGCTGTTGCGACGGACAAAGCAAACGTCGTTTTTGTGAAGCAGGATGCCACGAATGCGGAGTTCGCCGTGGTGACCAGTGAAGAAAATTTCTCAAAAAACCAAAGTCAATCTTATTATGTTTTGGTTCAGTCCAATGGACACCTTTGTTTTGGGGCTCAAGTGAATCTAAAATCTTCCTCGGCGTTGGTTAATATTCCGAAAGAACGTTTACCAAACGGTATTGTACAAGTAACTTTATTGAGTCCGGAGGGAAAGCCTATCAGCGAGCGTCTGGCATTTGTTCAAAGCGAAAAACTTTTAAATATCCAAGTTACAAGTGATAAGCAGAGTTATAAGGCCAAAGAATTAGTGAACCTTAAACTTGCGGTGGACAACAACGGACAGAAATTTCCAGGAAGTTACTCCGTATCTGTAATCGATGAATCTAAAGTTCCCTATAACGATCAGGCGGACCTTTCTATCGTGAGTAACTTTTTACTAACTTCTGACCTGAAAGGAAATGTGGAGAATCCAAATGCCTATTTCGATGAAAAAAATGCCAATCGTGACAAAGCGCTTGATGCGTTATTAATGACACAGGGTTATCGTCGATTTGATTATCCAACACTTATTTCAGAGAAGTTACCGCAGATTAGTTTTCTCCCTGAGCAAGGTATAGAATTGTCAGGTACGCTTCGGATGAACACAGGGCGCCCTTTTCCAAATGGAGGCTTACTTTTATCGGTACCTTCCCGTAACATTAAAAAGGATGTTTATACGGATCAAAATGGACGATTCACATTTAAGGATCTGGTCTTTCCAGATTCATCCAAAGTGACGGTAAATGCCCGGTCCAATGACAATTACAGAAGTTTAGTTATTAATATGGATCAGAGCTTTTATCCTGAGATTGATAAGAACAACGGATATAAGAGCTATTTTATACCCAATATAGATCAGGCTTTTGCGCCTTATTTGGCCAATAGCCGAAAAGAATACCGAAAATCCATCTTGTTGGATGAAGTCGAAGTAACAGCCGTAGTAAAAAAAGTAATCACAAATAAAGATTTTCCTTCTATTTCGGGATTATCGATGCCCGAGCATCGTATTGAACCCGATCGTTTGACAGGGTGTAATGTGTTGACGATGTGTCTCCAAACGGTGTTGACGGGCATTACTTATGATCCGCAGACATTGAAATATTATGTTTCCCGCGATTACAATGCAGGTGGGCGTACACCTGTCCAATTCTTTCTCAATGGTATGGCTATTGATGAACCGGGCTTGAATAGTATCAATGTTGCAGATATCGAAGGTATCGAAATTTTCTTGCGCGATGAATTGGGCACAGTCTCCAGAATGTATCAGAATAATGGTGTTGTTTCCATCTATACAAAGAAAGTAGAAGCTAAGAAACCACGGATGTCATTGAGTGAGATTGAAAGTATGTTACCGAAATCAAATGTTATCGATATGTATCCTTTGGGCTACATCAAAGAAAGAAAATTCTACGTTCCTAAATATGATACTCCAGAGAGAAAGGCTGTAAATGATTTGAGAACTACTATTTACTGGAATCCGAAAGTCTCCATATCAGAAACAGGGGAAGCTGCAATTCAATTTTATAATGCAGACGGAAATGGAAATTATAAAGTGATTGTTGAAGGGATGGACCAAACTGGGAATATTGGACGGAAGGTGATAAACTATAGCGTTCAGCCCTAA
- a CDS encoding thymidine kinase: MLFSEHNLALRPAQYGSIEIICGSMFSGKTEELIRRLKRAQYARLNVEIFKPSVDKRYDEKLVVSHDSNSIPSTPVDHSSAILLLSSSTKVVGIDEAQFFDDGLTEVCVKLANSGVRVIVAGLDMDYQGKPFGPIPHLMAVAEHVTKVHAVCMQCGAPANYSYRLTSETATVLLGEKEAYEPRCRHCYFNLSN; encoded by the coding sequence ATGCTTTTTTCCGAACATAATTTGGCTTTGCGCCCCGCTCAATATGGTAGCATTGAAATTATCTGTGGTTCCATGTTTTCAGGCAAAACAGAAGAATTGATTCGCAGACTAAAACGAGCGCAGTATGCACGTCTGAATGTTGAAATATTTAAACCATCCGTTGACAAGCGATACGACGAGAAATTAGTCGTTTCACACGATAGTAACAGCATACCATCAACCCCTGTCGATCATTCTTCCGCTATCCTACTCTTAAGTTCATCCACTAAAGTGGTCGGAATCGATGAGGCGCAATTCTTTGATGACGGTTTGACAGAGGTATGTGTCAAATTGGCAAACAGTGGTGTTAGAGTAATTGTGGCAGGACTGGATATGGATTATCAAGGAAAGCCATTTGGGCCAATACCACATCTTATGGCGGTAGCTGAACATGTGACAAAGGTGCACGCGGTGTGCATGCAATGCGGGGCTCCGGCAAATTATTCTTATCGCTTGACCAGTGAAACGGCAACGGTGCTTTTAGGTGAAAAAGAAGCCTACGAACCTCGGTGCAGACATTGTTATTTTAATTTGAGTAATTGA
- a CDS encoding YbaB/EbfC family nucleoid-associated protein produces MFDKLFEAQQKAEEIKKRLDSISVSGEAEGGLIRVVATANKEIKEVIIDPVFLSNADKEELEELLVVALNKAIVQAENISQAEMQAASKDMLGGLGGLFNQ; encoded by the coding sequence ATGTTTGACAAATTATTTGAGGCCCAACAAAAGGCAGAGGAAATTAAGAAAAGACTGGATTCAATTTCTGTTTCCGGTGAGGCGGAAGGTGGATTAATCCGTGTGGTGGCGACAGCAAATAAAGAGATAAAAGAGGTAATCATCGATCCTGTATTTTTATCAAACGCGGATAAGGAAGAATTGGAAGAATTACTTGTGGTTGCTTTGAATAAGGCTATTGTTCAAGCTGAGAATATCAGCCAGGCTGAAATGCAGGCAGCTAGCAAGGATATGTTGGGAGGACTGGGCGGATTATTTAATCAATAA
- a CDS encoding metal-dependent hydrolase — MKATYYGQSCVEFNFDGIRVLMDPFITYNPLAKEIDVDSIKPDYIFLSHGHQDHVADMAAIQKNSNATVLAIVETADWVRRQGVADDKVIEFNLGGTVQLPFGSVKMVYAAHTNSTPDGRYGGFPVGFVFNVKGKRIYFAGDTALTMEMKLLAEMNLDWAFLPIGGHYTMDVDDAVKAAEFVNCARVIGIHYDSFPPITIDKQQALDKFQNADISLSLPEIGTTVEL; from the coding sequence ATGAAAGCGACATATTACGGACAATCTTGTGTGGAGTTTAATTTTGACGGGATAAGGGTACTTATGGATCCATTTATCACCTATAATCCGCTGGCAAAAGAAATCGACGTCGATTCGATTAAACCAGATTATATCTTTTTAAGCCACGGGCACCAGGATCACGTAGCCGATATGGCTGCGATCCAAAAAAATAGTAATGCTACTGTTTTAGCAATTGTTGAAACCGCAGACTGGGTCCGCAGACAGGGAGTTGCCGATGATAAAGTCATCGAATTTAACTTAGGTGGAACTGTTCAGCTACCATTTGGTTCGGTAAAAATGGTCTATGCTGCACATACGAATAGTACACCTGACGGTCGATACGGAGGGTTTCCAGTAGGTTTTGTTTTCAATGTAAAGGGCAAACGAATTTATTTTGCAGGGGACACGGCTTTAACCATGGAAATGAAATTGTTGGCTGAAATGAACCTCGATTGGGCCTTTTTACCGATAGGAGGGCATTACACTATGGACGTGGATGATGCAGTCAAAGCGGCTGAATTTGTGAACTGCGCCCGGGTGATCGGAATTCATTATGATTCGTTTCCGCCAATCACTATCGATAAGCAACAAGCGTTGGATAAATTCCAAAATGCGGATATATCACTATCATTACCTGAAATCGGTACGACAGTTGAGCTTTAA
- a CDS encoding UDP-2,3-diacylglucosamine diphosphatase, whose translation MKRSLDILVISDLHLGTYGSRAKELLLYLESVSPKILILNGDIVDIWQFKKSYFPQEHLKVIKKIIDMSSSGTEVHYITGNHDEMLRKFTDLKLGNIKLSNKLLLSLNNQKVWIFHGDVFDASIHHSKWLAKLGGWGYDKLIQLNNIINYCLDKMGKEKFSLSKKIKSSVKKAVKYISDFEHTATELAIEKNYDFVICGHIHQPQIKEVITRKGTCTYMNSGDWIENLSSLEYKNGEWKLFYFEENKEQILKNKIIDIPLFSLEDLKKIVISS comes from the coding sequence ATGAAAAGAAGCCTTGATATACTTGTAATCTCAGATTTACACTTAGGTACCTACGGCAGTAGAGCAAAAGAACTTTTACTTTACTTGGAGTCAGTATCTCCCAAAATATTGATATTGAACGGCGATATTGTAGACATTTGGCAATTTAAAAAAAGCTACTTTCCGCAAGAACATCTCAAAGTCATCAAAAAAATAATTGACATGAGCTCCTCAGGTACAGAAGTACATTACATCACGGGCAACCACGACGAAATGTTGCGCAAGTTTACAGACCTTAAATTAGGTAATATCAAGCTGAGCAATAAATTACTTCTCTCCCTCAATAACCAAAAAGTGTGGATCTTTCATGGGGATGTTTTTGACGCTTCCATCCATCATTCTAAATGGTTGGCAAAACTGGGTGGATGGGGTTATGATAAACTTATACAGCTTAATAACATTATTAATTACTGTCTTGACAAAATGGGTAAGGAAAAATTCTCCCTGTCAAAAAAAATTAAAAGCTCTGTTAAAAAGGCGGTAAAATATATATCGGATTTTGAACATACAGCAACCGAGTTAGCCATAGAAAAAAACTACGACTTTGTCATCTGTGGACACATACATCAACCTCAAATCAAAGAAGTCATTACCCGAAAAGGAACCTGTACGTATATGAATTCTGGTGATTGGATTGAAAACCTCAGTAGTTTAGAATATAAAAACGGTGAATGGAAACTGTTCTATTTTGAAGAAAACAAAGAACAAATCCTTAAAAACAAAATCATCGATATTCCCCTATTCAGTTTGGAAGATCTTAAAAAAATTGTCATATCCTCATAG
- a CDS encoding N-acetylglucosamine kinase: MIIIADGGSTKTNWCLLDDSNKKIYFNTEGYNPYFVDSEYIVNSLKKGLPQDLPFEKISEVNYYGAGVHNKEKAQIVVNALKEVFTTAEVEVGHDLLAAARALLGTQAGFAAILGTGTNSCLYDGKEITLNIDSGAYILGDEGSGSYIGKKLLADYVRNLMPKDVKEVFYNTYKMTKDEIMDAVYTKPMPNRFCASFSKFVYDNNVNIEYTRNIVDEAFEAFFRNLVSKYPNYQSYTFNCIGSVGYNFRNVLAEKAEQYGMKVGKILRSPIDDLVQFHIDRATATAK, encoded by the coding sequence ATGATAATCATTGCTGACGGGGGATCAACAAAAACAAACTGGTGTTTGTTAGACGATTCGAATAAAAAAATCTACTTCAATACAGAAGGATATAATCCTTATTTTGTTGATAGTGAATACATTGTAAACTCCCTAAAAAAAGGACTACCGCAAGATTTGCCTTTTGAAAAAATCTCGGAAGTAAACTATTATGGTGCCGGAGTCCACAACAAGGAAAAAGCACAAATCGTAGTTAATGCCTTGAAAGAAGTATTTACAACAGCCGAAGTTGAAGTAGGACATGATCTTCTTGCGGCAGCAAGAGCATTATTAGGAACTCAAGCCGGATTTGCTGCGATACTAGGAACAGGAACAAACTCCTGCCTTTATGATGGCAAAGAAATCACATTGAACATCGACTCCGGCGCTTATATTTTAGGTGATGAGGGTTCTGGTAGTTATATCGGTAAAAAATTACTAGCAGATTATGTTCGTAATTTAATGCCCAAAGATGTGAAGGAAGTATTCTATAATACGTATAAAATGACAAAAGACGAAATTATGGATGCGGTTTATACCAAGCCTATGCCTAATCGTTTCTGTGCTAGTTTTAGCAAATTTGTTTATGACAATAACGTCAATATCGAATATACGCGCAATATCGTCGATGAAGCTTTTGAAGCTTTTTTCAGAAACCTTGTCAGCAAATACCCGAATTATCAGAGCTATACCTTCAACTGTATAGGTTCAGTAGGCTATAATTTCAGAAATGTATTGGCTGAAAAAGCTGAACAATATGGAATGAAAGTAGGTAAAATCTTACGCTCTCCAATTGACGATTTGGTACAATTTCATATTGATAGAGCGACAGCTACTGCCAAATAA
- a CDS encoding MFS transporter, whose product MEQQQTKTNYPALYTLIIVFFFWGFIAAGNSVFIPFCKNYFHLDQFQSQLIDFAFYTAYYIGALLLFIFSSIGGKDLVGKWGYKKSIVYGLLFSALGAAAMIVAVEVNLYVGMLLGLFVVALGFSLQQTAANPFAVLLGDPKTGASRVNLGGGINSFGTTIGPLVIGFSLFGTFEPISDSEIANLPLNKVVYLYIGVGLLFILAAALFNFSKKVPAGISDEPMEKANKALRTLIIMTVLLFGMFTPVFLSYKSDLALEVEQLHKQVSSLTDPVQIDQLKLQIKELAKPLETQRMLWLAGALVVVIGGLLFSNKSAQKNPEGWGAMKYPQLALGMLALFIYVGIEVAIGSNLGELLTLKEFGHLQSSQITPYVSMYWGSMMIGRWAGAITAFNLTKTTKNGLLVIVPLVAFSIIIGVNTLAGFEMSHLYYYVVCIILQIVAFYLSKEKPARTLIIFGLFGIIAMLVGLFSSGTIAIYAFLSGGLACSIMWSSIFSLSIVGLGKYTAQGSAFLVMMILGGGVLPPIQGKLADIIGIHNSYILPLVGFCYVVFFAIFVKGILTKQGINIDEIEAEGGH is encoded by the coding sequence ATGGAACAGCAACAAACTAAAACTAATTACCCCGCGCTTTACACACTAATTATTGTGTTTTTCTTCTGGGGGTTCATTGCCGCAGGGAACAGTGTTTTTATACCATTCTGCAAAAATTACTTTCATTTAGATCAGTTTCAATCGCAGCTGATTGACTTTGCTTTTTATACAGCCTATTATATCGGCGCATTGCTACTGTTTATTTTCAGTTCAATTGGTGGAAAAGACCTGGTTGGAAAATGGGGATATAAAAAGAGTATCGTTTATGGTTTACTTTTCTCAGCTTTAGGTGCTGCAGCCATGATCGTTGCTGTCGAAGTGAACCTCTATGTTGGTATGTTGTTGGGCCTCTTCGTCGTTGCACTGGGTTTTTCATTACAACAGACCGCGGCAAATCCATTCGCAGTTTTGTTGGGTGACCCAAAAACCGGTGCGTCTCGGGTCAACCTCGGAGGTGGTATTAACTCTTTCGGCACAACAATAGGCCCGCTTGTTATCGGATTTTCGTTATTCGGAACATTTGAACCTATTTCAGACTCCGAAATTGCCAACCTTCCGTTAAATAAAGTAGTCTATCTCTATATAGGCGTTGGCCTGTTGTTTATTTTAGCTGCAGCGCTATTTAATTTCAGTAAAAAAGTTCCTGCTGGGATTAGCGACGAGCCAATGGAAAAAGCGAACAAAGCTTTACGTACATTGATTATTATGACTGTTTTGCTCTTCGGTATGTTCACACCCGTTTTCTTAAGCTATAAAAGTGATTTAGCCTTAGAAGTAGAGCAATTACACAAACAAGTTTCGAGTTTAACCGATCCCGTTCAGATCGATCAACTCAAATTACAGATTAAAGAACTTGCCAAACCTCTCGAAACACAGCGTATGCTTTGGTTAGCAGGCGCTTTGGTCGTTGTTATTGGTGGTTTGTTATTCTCTAATAAAAGTGCCCAAAAGAATCCAGAAGGTTGGGGTGCGATGAAATACCCTCAATTGGCTTTAGGTATGCTTGCTTTGTTTATCTATGTTGGTATCGAAGTAGCCATTGGTAGTAACCTTGGCGAATTATTAACCCTGAAAGAATTTGGTCACCTGCAATCATCACAAATTACACCTTATGTATCTATGTACTGGGGGAGTATGATGATCGGCCGATGGGCAGGCGCAATAACCGCGTTTAACTTAACTAAAACCACCAAAAATGGTTTGTTGGTCATAGTTCCACTCGTTGCCTTCTCTATTATTATTGGAGTTAATACACTCGCTGGATTTGAAATGTCACACCTCTATTATTATGTTGTGTGTATTATTCTTCAAATTGTAGCATTCTACCTAAGTAAAGAGAAACCTGCTCGCACATTAATTATTTTCGGATTATTCGGAATTATTGCCATGTTGGTTGGGTTGTTCTCATCGGGTACAATCGCTATCTATGCTTTCTTATCAGGAGGTCTTGCTTGTTCAATTATGTGGTCGTCCATTTTCAGTTTATCTATTGTTGGTTTGGGTAAATACACCGCTCAAGGCTCGGCATTCCTCGTTATGATGATTCTTGGGGGTGGTGTTCTTCCTCCGATCCAAGGAAAATTAGCAGATATTATCGGTATTCACAATTCATATATTCTACCATTGGTCGGATTCTGTTATGTTGTTTTCTTTGCGATCTTTGTGAAGGGAATATTAACAAAACAAGGAATCAACATTGACGAAATAGAGGCTGAAGGAGGACATTAA
- the rho gene encoding transcription termination factor Rho, with protein MDINELNAKLVSELREIAKLIGIADADKLRKQELIERISNTGAEEEAAPASAEKVSKVEEDSQEHAERTRKRVRTIKTAEPVTVRKREVSEHEEPTVAAADTTAADKGAQPEKTIQTPKAENTSSSTDFDNVIVNEGVLEIMPDGYGFLRSSDYNYLTSPDDIYVSQSQIKLFGLKTGDTVRGCIRPPKEGEKYFPLVRVEAINGQNPAEVRDRVPFDYLTPLFPDERLNLDMGVGNYSTRIMDLFTPIGKGQRGLIVAQPKTGKTNLLKEVANAIAKNHPEVYLIILLIDERPEEVTDMARSVRAEVVSSTFDEPADRHVKIANIVLEKAKRMVECGHDVVILLDSITRLARAYNTVAPASGKILSGGVDANALHKPKRFFGAARNIENGGSLTILATALTDTGSKMDEVIFEEFKGTGNMELQLDRKLANKRIFPAIDITASSTRRDDLLTDKETLQRIWVLRNHLSDMNSTEAMEFLQGQLRGTKSNEEFLISMNG; from the coding sequence ATGGATATTAACGAATTAAACGCTAAACTCGTATCAGAATTGCGCGAGATTGCTAAGTTGATCGGTATCGCAGATGCTGATAAATTGCGTAAACAAGAATTAATCGAAAGAATTAGTAATACTGGCGCAGAAGAGGAAGCCGCTCCAGCTTCAGCTGAAAAAGTATCAAAAGTAGAGGAAGATAGTCAGGAACATGCTGAACGTACACGTAAACGTGTGCGGACCATTAAAACTGCGGAACCTGTAACGGTAAGGAAACGTGAAGTTTCTGAGCATGAAGAACCCACCGTTGCAGCTGCGGACACAACAGCAGCAGATAAAGGCGCCCAACCTGAGAAAACCATTCAAACTCCTAAAGCAGAAAACACTTCTTCAAGTACAGATTTCGATAATGTAATTGTTAATGAAGGGGTATTGGAAATCATGCCCGATGGTTATGGCTTCTTACGTTCTTCTGATTACAATTATTTGACATCCCCTGATGATATTTATGTATCACAATCTCAAATCAAATTATTTGGCTTGAAAACGGGAGATACGGTACGAGGCTGTATCCGCCCACCTAAAGAAGGGGAGAAATATTTTCCTTTGGTCAGAGTAGAGGCTATCAATGGACAAAATCCTGCAGAGGTACGTGATCGTGTACCATTTGATTATTTGACACCATTGTTCCCAGATGAGCGTTTAAATTTGGATATGGGCGTTGGAAATTATTCTACGCGTATCATGGATTTATTTACGCCTATCGGTAAGGGGCAACGTGGATTAATCGTTGCGCAGCCGAAAACGGGTAAAACAAACTTGTTGAAAGAGGTTGCGAATGCTATAGCAAAAAATCATCCGGAAGTTTATCTGATTATTTTATTAATCGATGAGCGCCCAGAGGAGGTGACCGATATGGCAAGAAGTGTTCGTGCTGAAGTTGTCTCTTCTACATTTGATGAACCGGCTGACCGCCATGTTAAGATTGCGAATATCGTGCTTGAGAAAGCAAAGCGTATGGTAGAGTGCGGACACGATGTCGTTATTTTGTTAGACTCAATCACGAGATTGGCTCGTGCATATAACACAGTTGCCCCTGCGTCTGGTAAAATTTTGTCAGGTGGTGTGGACGCTAACGCTTTACATAAGCCAAAACGTTTCTTTGGTGCTGCCCGGAATATCGAAAACGGTGGTTCATTAACTATTTTAGCTACGGCATTGACAGATACAGGATCTAAAATGGATGAAGTTATCTTTGAAGAATTCAAAGGTACGGGTAATATGGAACTACAGCTGGATCGTAAATTGGCAAACAAACGTATCTTCCCGGCAATCGATATTACGGCATCCAGTACGCGTCGCGATGATTTGTTGACCGACAAAGAAACATTGCAACGCATTTGGGTACTTCGTAACCATTTGTCCGATATGAATTCTACAGAGGCTATGGAATTTTTACAAGGACAATTGCGTGGAACTAAATCAAATGAAGAATTTTTGATCAGTATGAATGGGTAA
- a CDS encoding CDP-alcohol phosphatidyltransferase family protein — protein MKKHIPNLLTCLNLFSGCIAVLMALQGNIKIVTICVFASGIFDFFDGMVARLLHVKSSIGKELDSLADMVSFGFLPGTIMFTLLSKVFPDGSLYPYLGFIITVFSALRLAKFNLDERQTSDFIGLNTPMNTFYVLSLPYIADTYPQFVLNPLILIGSVFLTSYLLVSEIRLFSMKFSSMEWKTNKYRFIFLILTLIFFMIGQFMALPIILILYFILSALHFNKKNDLA, from the coding sequence ATGAAAAAACATATTCCCAATTTGCTGACTTGTCTAAATTTATTTAGTGGGTGTATCGCTGTGTTAATGGCCTTACAAGGTAATATTAAAATTGTTACCATCTGTGTGTTTGCGTCGGGGATATTTGATTTTTTTGATGGAATGGTAGCGCGTCTGCTTCATGTTAAATCGTCGATTGGGAAGGAACTTGACTCGTTGGCCGATATGGTTAGTTTTGGCTTTTTACCTGGAACAATCATGTTTACTTTATTGTCAAAGGTATTTCCTGATGGCTCTTTATATCCTTATTTGGGATTTATTATTACAGTCTTCTCGGCTTTGCGTTTAGCCAAGTTCAATTTGGATGAGCGCCAAACTTCTGATTTCATCGGCCTCAATACACCAATGAATACATTTTATGTGCTCTCACTTCCGTATATTGCTGATACCTATCCCCAATTTGTTTTAAATCCGTTAATTTTAATCGGTAGTGTTTTTTTAACAAGTTATCTATTGGTGAGTGAAATTAGGTTGTTTTCGATGAAATTTAGTTCCATGGAATGGAAAACAAATAAATATCGGTTTATATTTCTGATCTTGACTTTGATCTTTTTTATGATTGGTCAATTTATGGCTCTTCCTATTATTCTTATTTTGTATTTCATTTTATCTGCATTGCATTTCAATAAAAAAAACGATCTGGCTTAG
- a CDS encoding Hpt domain-containing protein, with amino-acid sequence MNHLDIELISLNMFDNQELIKQFVSMYLIQTPVDLDKLRQALAEGNLQKIGDAAHHIKPTMDYIGAFHLKEKLEELESQAKNKESLEILRATFSIIDIEMKELLFELEQYEKTI; translated from the coding sequence ATGAACCATCTCGACATTGAACTGATCAGCCTAAACATGTTCGACAATCAAGAATTAATTAAACAATTTGTATCCATGTACCTTATTCAAACACCTGTCGATCTCGATAAACTCCGTCAGGCACTTGCTGAAGGTAACCTGCAGAAAATTGGTGATGCCGCCCATCATATCAAACCGACAATGGACTATATAGGTGCTTTTCATCTGAAAGAAAAGTTGGAAGAATTGGAGAGCCAGGCAAAAAACAAGGAATCTTTAGAGATATTGCGGGCAACTTTCAGTATCATCGATATCGAGATGAAGGAACTCCTTTTTGAATTAGAACAATATGAAAAAACGATCTAA